A part of Puntigrus tetrazona isolate hp1 chromosome 21, ASM1883169v1, whole genome shotgun sequence genomic DNA contains:
- the wdr55 gene encoding WD repeat-containing protein 55, whose product MASPVEHEDSCQQKDEEEEDEEEPKAPLIRDTPEDIKLEAIVNTIAFHPKQDILAAGDIDGDIYLFSYSCTEGENRELWSSGHHLKSCRKVLFSGDGQKLFSVSKDKAVHIMDAEAGKLLTRIPKAHRAPINALLLVDENIFATGDDEGALKVWDLRSGTSFMDLKHHEDYISEITIDQDKRTLLTSSGDGSLGVFNIKRRRFELLSEFQNGDLTSVCIVKRGRKVVCGSSEGKLYIFNWNGLGATSDQFALQAESVDCVVPITDSILCAASADGVIRAVSVLPNRVLGSVGQHLGESIEEMARSRDTHFLASCAHDQLVKFWDISSLPDMRVSDYRRKKKKDRRLKALSNKAFDTGQDFFAGLLDSTEEHGKKQEEEEEEEEEEEDDSDSGSD is encoded by the exons ATGGCGTCTCCCGTAGAACACGAGGATTCGTGTCAACAA aaggatgaagaggaggaggatgaagaggaacCCAAAGCGCCTCTGATCAGAGACACACCAGAAGACATCAAACTAGAGGCCATCGTCAACACCATCGCGTTTCATCCCAAACAAGACATCTTAGCAGCTGGAGACATCGATGGAGACATCTacct ATTCTCATACTCCTGCACTGAAGGAGAGAACCGAGAGCTGTGGTCATCGGGACATCACCTGAAGTCCTGCAGGAAAGTGCTGTTCTCCGGCGATGGACAGA AGCTCTTCAGCGTCTCTAAAGACAAGGCGGTTCACATCATGGACGCGGAGGCCGGGAAACTGCTGACGCGCATCCCTAAAGCTCACAG GGCTCCCATCAACGCTCTCCTGCTGGTGGACGAGAATATATTTGCGACGGGCGATGATGAGGGAGCGCTGAAGGTCTGGGACCTGAGGAGCGGCACGTCGTTCATGGATCTGAAGCACCATGAGGATTATATCAGTGAGATCACCATCGATCAGGACAAGAGGACCCTGCTCACCTCCAG CGGAGATGGCTCTTTGGGAGTCTTCAATATAAAAAGACGAAGATTTGAGCTGCTTTCAGAGTTCCAGAATGGAGATCTTACGTCTGTTTGCATCGTGAAA AGAGGCCGGAAGGTGGTCTGTGGATCCAGCGAGGGCAAGCTATACATCTTTAACTGGAACGGTCTCGGGGCCACCAGTGATCAGTTTGCTCTTCAGGCTGAGTCTGTGGACTGTGTCGTACCGATTACTGACAGCATTCTGTGTGCCGCCTCCGCCGACGGCGTCATCCG AGCCGTGAGCGTCCTGCCGAACCGCGTGCTGGGCAGCGTGGGTCAGCACCTGGGCGAGTCCATCGAGGAGATGGCCAGGTCCAGAGACACGCACTTTCTGGCCAGCTGCGCTCACGACCAGCTCGTCAAGTTCTGGGATATCTCCAGCTTGCCGGACATGAGAGTCAGCGACTACCggcggaagaagaagaaagataGACGCCTCAAAGCTCTGAGCAACAAAGCTTTCGATACGGGACAAGATTTCTTCGCTGGCCTTTTAGACTCAACTGAAGAACAcggaaaaaaacaagaagaggaagaggaagaggaagaggaagaggaggacgaCAGCGACAGTGGAAGTGACTGA